A region of the Crateriforma spongiae genome:
TCATCTTCACTGCACGTTTTCCATGGGGCCTGACCTTGGCGGTCGGCATCTTGGTCACCTCGGCGGCACCGGCCGACTGGCCTTATTGGCGTGGCCCCCGCTACGACGGGACCGCCGATGCGACGGGTTTGCCAGAGGACTGGGACCCCGAAGGCGGCGAAGGCAGTAATCTGCTGTGGAAACGTGACGACGTCGGCGGCATCTGTACCCCCGTCTCGATGAACGGCCGGCTGTACACGATCCAGCGGAGCGATGCGGACACCGAAGTCGAAGGCGAACGCGTGCTGTGCCTGGACGCCGCCACCGGCGAAACCCTGTGGGAACATTCGTACAACGTCTGGTTGTCGGACGTCCCGGCCGAACGGGTCGGCTGGAGCAGCCCGGTCGCCGACCCGGAAACCGGATACGTCTATGTCCTGGGGTCCTGCGACATCTTCATGTGCCTGGACGGCGAGACGGGCGATGTGGTCTGGAACAAACCGCTGCACGAGCAATTCGGCATGCTGTCGACCTACGGCGGCCGCACGAATTTCCCGATCATCCACGAAGACCTGGTGATCATCTCCGGCATCATCATCAACTGGGGCGATCGGGCCAAACCGAACCACCGTCTGTTGGGCCTGGACAAGAAAACCGGCGAAGTCGTCTGGTTCAGCGGCACCCGCGATCTGCCGTATGACACCAGTTATTCCGCCCCCAGCCTGGTCACGATCGACGGCCAGCGGCAACTGATCCTGGGCTGTGGCGACGGCCAAGTCTGGGGCTTTCAACCGCGGACCGGCAAACCGCTGTGGAGCTATCCGTTTTCACGCCGCGGTCTGTACGCCACCCCGCTGGTCGTCGGCAACCGTGTCTTTGCCGGCCACAGCGAAGAAAACGTCTCCGGCAGTGCAATGGGCGCAATGGTCGGATTGGAAATCAGCGGCACCGGCGACGACACCACCGTCAAAGAACTGTGGAAGATCGAGGAACTGGTTTGCGGCTATGGCGAACCGGTCATGGTCGACGACCGCCTGTATGTCTTGGATGACCGCAACAAAATGTGGGTGATTCAGGCGGACACCGGCGAAATCATCTTGGAAAAGAAAAGTGTGGTGGGGTCCCGTCAGCGTTCGGCACTGTTTTATGCCGACGGCAAACTGTACGTGCTTTCCGAAGGCGGCGGCTGGGCCATCTTGGAACCGACCGAAGACGGCTTCGAAGTGCTGAACAAACAGCGCCGCATTCGTGGCCAAGGTTTCGCCGCGTCGCCGATCGCGTCGGGCGGTCGCGTCTATTTCCAAGGCACCAATACGCTTTACTGCTTGGATACCGGTAGCGGTAGCCAAACCATGCCCACGGCCGAAGAAGTCTTGGGCCAGGAAACACCGGTTTCCCAAAATCCCGCTGCAACGCAGTTGTTACTGGTTCCCAACGAATCGCTGATCAAGCCCGGCGAATCGATCCAGCTGTCGGTTCGTGCGTACAATCGAATCGGCCAGCCGGTCGAAACACCCGCCGATGTCGAACTGACCGTCCAGGGTCCGGGAACGATTGACGGCATGACCTTTGTCGCCGACGCCCAGGCCCAGCACACCGCCGCGGTGATTCACGCCAAGGCAGGCGACGCGACGGGGGTGGCCCGCGTCCGTATCGTTCCATCGCTGCCGTGGCGATTCACCTTTGACGATCTTTCCGATCCGCCGCTGTCGTGGGTCGGTGCACGCTATCGCCACGTCATCCGCGACGTCGACGGTTCACCCGCGCTGACCAAGATCAGCACGATCCCCAAGGGTGCCCGCAGCCGCGCTTGGATGGGCCCCAGCGACATGGCGGAATACACCATCAGCGCCGACGTCATGGGTTCCCGGAATCTGGACCAATTGCCCGATATCGGCCTGACCGCTCAAGGCTATGTGCTGGACCTGATGGGCCAAAGCCAACAGTTGCAAATCCGCACCTGGGTGTCGTCCGAAGAACGTGCCCGTTCCACCGTTCCTTTCGAGTGGAAAGAGGGCGTCTGGTATCGGATGAAGTTCAGCGCGGAAATCGAAAGCGAAGGCCCCGCCGCGACCGCGATTTTGCGAGGCAAGATCTGGCCGCGTGACGAACCGGAGCCCAAGGAGTGGACGGTCACCGCGCGTGACGAATCGCCGGTGCTGTCGGCCAGCCCCGGGCTGTACGGAAACGCCAAAGTCGCCGAACTGTACTTGGACAATATCGAAGTCACCGCGAACGAAGACTGAACCCGCGACGGCTTCTGACAAAGAAAATCCCCCCACCACGTTTCATTCGAAATCTGTCGAATCAACTCCATGCGTCAAACCGAATTTTCCGCCACGATGATGATCCTGGGTTCCTTGATCCTAGGCAGCATCACGACCGCATCGCTTAGCGGTTGTAAACCGCCCCAATCGACCGACGTGAATGTGTCGACCGAGCCGCTGGAACCTGGCGACAACGTCACCACCGGCGTCGAAACCCCGAACGCCGGCAACACCACCGTCGGCGCCGCCGGCGTGGTGGAAACGCCGCTGGCCGGATCGACACCCGAGACTGCAGAAGTCCAAGGGTCCACGCTGACCGCATCGGTCGCCGAAGACACTGTCGAAAAGATCATGGCCGCCGGCGGCGACTGGCCCCAGTGGGGCGGCACCCGGGTCCGCAACAACGTTCCCGGCGTGACGGGCTTGCCGGAAAGCTGGAACACCGGCCGTTTCGACCGTCGCACGGGTGAGTGGGACAAGAGCCGCGTCGAAAACATTCGCTGGTACGCCAACCTGGGCAGCCAGACCTATGGCAATCCGGTCGTCGCGGACGGTCAGGTTTATGTCGGGACCAACAACGGGGCCGGCTACCTGAAACGCTATCCCGCCAAGGTCGACCTGGGATGCTTGCTGGCCTTTGACGAAGAAAACGGCGACTTCCTGTGGCAGCACAGCAGCGAGAAACTGATCACCGGACGCGTTCACGATTGGCCGCTGCAAGGCATCTGTTGTGCCCCGCTGGTCGAAGGCGAACGGTTGTGGTTTGTCACCAGTCGCGGCGAAGTCCGTTGTCTGGACACCAAAGGTTTCTATGACAACGAAGACGACGGACCGGTCAAGAACGAACCGGCATTCGTCGCGTCGATCATGGACACCGGTGAAGGCAACACATTCGAAGAAGCTTTGGCCGAACTGAACGGCGGGACCTTCCCCGCCGCTTTGCTGGAACAAATCGCCCAAGCCGGTGAAGCGGCCGAGGGCGAAACCGCCATCAAAACGGTCACCGAAAATAAGGTCTGGACCGCCACGGGCAACTTCGGTGGTGTCGACCGCGAATTGACGATCAAGCAGATCGGACCGCGGATCAGTGTTTTCAAGGCACTCGGTGTCAACGACAAGAACGACGCGGACACGATTTGGGTCTTCAACATGATGACCGAACTGGGGACCAGCCAGCACAACATGTGCAGCTGCAGTGTGACCAGCTACGGCGACCTGCTGTTCGTCAACACCAGCAACGGCCAAGACGAATCTCACGGCAACTTGCCCGCACCGGACGCCCCCAGCTTCTTCTGCATGAACAAGAACACCGGCGAAGTCTATTGGACGGACAATTCGCCCGGTACGAACATCTTGCACGGTCAGTGGTCCAGCCCCACGGTGGCCGAATGCAACGGCGTTCCCCAAGTGCTGTTCTGTGGCGGCGATGGTTGGCTGTACAGCTTCCGCGCCGATCGCGGCAGCGACGGCAACCCAGAATTGCTGTGGAAATTCGACTGTAACCCCAAGACGTCCAAGTGGATCCTGGGCGGCGAAGGCACCCGGAATAACTTGATCGGCACGCCGGTCGCCTATGACGGTCGCGTTTACATCGGCGTCGGCCAAGACCCGGAACACCAAGAGGGCGAAGGTCACCTGTGGTGCATCGACCCGAACAAACGCGGCGACGTGTCACCCCAATTGGCGGTTCGCATCGAAGGCGACAAACGCGTTCCGATCCCGCACAAACGCATTCAAGCGGTTGAACCGGAGAAGGGCGAAGCAGCGATCGACAACCCGAATTCCGCCGCGCTGTGGCATTACAGCCAGCAAGACCAAGACGGCGACGGCAACATCGATTTCGAAGAAGAAATGCACCGCACCTGCGGCACCGTTGCGATCAAAGACGGCCTGCTGTACATCGCTGACTTTTCCGGCTTGGTGCATTGCCTGGATGCCAAGGGAACCGATGACGGGCAACCGATCGTCCACTTCACTTATGACATGCTGGCCCAAAGCTGGGGCAGTGCGTTGATCAGCGATGGCAAAGTCTATGTCGGGGACGAAGACGGCGACGTGTGTGTCTTCGAACTCGGCAAAGACAATGCCGAGCCGATCGAGGAGATCAACATGGGAACCAGCGTCTACAGCACGCCGGTGGCTGCCAACGGCCGGCTGTACATCAGCACCAAAGACAAGCTGTTTGCCATCGAGCAAGAGTAGAAAACGCAGTACGGACATGCGAAACGTCCCGGCCGACACGACGCCGGGGCGATGATCGCGTAGGTGCGTTTAGGGCATCGTCGCGGTCGGCCGAAACGGCGGACCCTGGCAGGCCCGGCAGGCCGCTGACATCCGCTTACGGCATCCTTGCCATGGCGGCGTCATTGCCAACAATCATCACAATGTCATTCTTGACCGACCGATCCCGGCCGCCGCAGGTACCAACCATGCGGCGTCAGAACCGGTCGGTTTCTTTTTGGCATCGCTGTCGAATCCAATTTCCTTCTCAACCATCGAACCCAATCTTGAACACATCGTCCAACGGGCAAACCGCCAAGACGCTTGTCGATTGCGGCAACTGTGGCCCTGATTTTGCCTCCATCCGTCAAATGGTCACCCGTCACTTCAAGGTGCACGTGATTCAGACTCATGGGGCCGAAGACACCCTGGAGGTTTTGAAGAACCGCAAGGTCGACTTGGTCACGGTCAATCGTAAACTTGACCGTGACTACACCGATGGCCTGGACGTGATCCGTCAGATCAAATCGGATCCAGACACCAATGCGGTTCCGGTGATGCTGGTTTCCAATTACGAGGAACACCAACAAACCGCGACCGAAACCGGTGCGGTGCCGGGTTTCGGGAAGCTGGCGTTGACCGATCCGGCAACACGGTCGCTGTTGGAACCCTTTCTGGGTGATGCATAGTGGTCAACATCGGGTGCGACCAAAGAACCGTTTGCGCTTGGCGATCGGTCGACCGACGACCATAATTCACGCATGAACGGACGTTTTCGAAAGATGTTGGCATCAAAGATTCACCGCGCGACGGTGACGGGTGCCGATTTGGAATATGAGGGCAGCCTGACGGTTCCACCACACTTGTTGGAAGCCGCCGGGATCGTTCCCTACGAAGCAATCCACGTGTGGGACGTCACACGGGGAAGCCGTCTGGAAACGTACGCCATCGAAGGGCTGCCCGATTCAAACGACATCTGCGCCAACGGCGCGGCGGCCCACCTGATTCACCCCGGCGATCTGGTGATCCTGGCGACCTACTGTTTTGTGCCCGAATCCGAAGTCGACCGGCATCAGCCGCGTTTGGTGTTCGTCGACGAATCGAACCAAATCGTTCACGGCGGCCCCGAATTGGCCGGCCCCCAGCGTCGAAGCCCGGCGGGGGGGTAATCGCGTTTGTCCAATTTCGGAATTTTGACCGTCGCCGTGCTGGTGGGTCTGGCGACCGGATGCCTGTTGGCAACCCAGCCCAGCGTGAACGGACAATTGGGACGAAGTGTCGCACACCCGATGCAGGCGTCCATGATTTCTTTTGCCAGCGGCGCGGCGATCGTATTCGTGATTTGCCTGGCGATGGGCCGGTTTCCGCCGGAATTTGTCCGCCCAGCCGGCCAATTGCCTTGGTGGATTTGGTTCGGCGGTGCCATCGGCGTGGTGATGGTCACGACGTCGCTGATTTTCGTGCCCCGGGTGGGTTCATTGCCGTGGTTCGCCGCCGTGATGACCGGCCAGACCGTCGGTGCGGTGATCCTGGACCACTACGGATGGCTGGGAAATCCACGGACCGCCGCATCGCCAATGCGTTTGCTGGGCACCGCGTTGTTGATTGCGGGCGTCCTGGTCATCGTTGCCGCCCAACGCCAGGTCGTCACCACCAGTGGTGATCCCCCGCCCGCGGAACCGACGGCCGGCGATCAGGTCACCGATCGCTGAACCAATCGTTTTGGACCGACGGGGTCGATCTGGTCGCACCGAACGCCGATTTGGTATCCCGCGGTGGCAAATCGCGGCTGCGGCTGGAAAGAACTCCGGTTGAGGCAATATATGCCGACAACTATCGTATCGATTCGACTTCAGGTCGCGCCCGCGCTGGCAAACGCCCCACTTCGCCTGATTGGCACCGTTAGATACTGCAGTGAAATATCGGCAAATCGATAAAATCATCGCCCTCCAGCCCGGTTCGCGGCTGGTCGGGGAACGCACGCTTTTGGCCGATGAAGAATATCTGAGCGACCATTTTCCGAATCTCCCCGTGATGCCCGGGGTGATGATGCTCGAAGCGCTGCACCAAGCGGCGATCTGGCTGGTCCGTTCGACGCTGGATTTTCAGTGCCCGATGATCTTTCTGCGGGAAGCCCGCAGTGTGAAGTTCGGCGACTTTTTGTCCCCCGGCGAAACGCTCCGCGTGACCGCCGAGATCAAATCACGCGACGGCGATTCGTTCCGCATCAAAGCGGTCGCCGCCAAAGAGGGCCGGGTCACTGTCAGTGCGATTCTGCACATGGATGTCCGCAGCAGCGGGGATCCGGCGCGTCTGAATACCGACGAAGAATTGGCGCAGCGGTGCCGAAACCAGTTTCAGACATTGTTCGGATGTCCCCAAGACATTCCGGAAGTCGAAGCCGCCTAGCGATGGCTTCCCCGTTTTGCCGCAACGTCGTCCGCTAGCGACCGGGACCGACCGGCATCAAAATCAACGTCCATCCGACATCCCATTCACTTCCATTCAACGTCACCCCTGCCAAGGAAATCGCACAATGAGTCTGTCACAGGATGAAATCTTCGAAAAAGTCCAGGAATCACTCGTCGACGCACTGGGCGTCGATGACGACGAGGTCACCCGCGAAGCGACCCTGGTGGGCGACTTGGGTGCCGAATCGATCGATTTCTTGGACATCGTTTTCAAACTTGAAAGCGCATTCGATATCTCGATCCCGCGCGAAGAACTGTCGCCCGAAGACATTTTGACCAACAGTCAATACGTCCAGGACGGCACCGTGACCGCCGAAGGCATGGCGGAACTGAAACGACGTATGCCCTGGGCTGATCTGGAAGAGTTCGAAAAGAACCCTCGCGTCCAAGACTTTGGAAACATTCTGACCGTCGGCGATTTGTGCAAATACGTCGAATCCAAGCTCGGCCAGTGATCCATGCGTTGGTTTTGGATCGACCGATTTACCGAGTTCGTCAGCGGTTCACACGCCAGCGGGATCAAGAATGTCGCGCTGGATGAAGAAGTGGTTGACGAATACCTGCCGGGCTATCCCGTCCTGCCGCCGACCCTGATCATCGAGGGCATGGCACAGCTGGGCGGTATCCTGGTGGCCGAACACTTCAAGTTTGAAAAGCGTGTCGTGCTGGCCAAAGTCGGCAAGGCGACGTACCACCAACCGGCTCGGGTCGGTGACCAACTGCGTTATCGCGTCGATTTTAAATCGGCCAACGACACCGGCGCCATTGCGACCGGACACAGTGTTTGCGGTACGCAACCGCAAGCCGACATTGATTTGATGTTCGCCTTTTTGGAACCCGGTCATCTGGTCGACGGCCCTCTGTTCCAACCCGGCGACCTGCGAACGATGCTGCGGATCATGAATTTCTTTCACGTCGCCGTCGACGCTGACGGCAATCCGTTGCCCCATTACGACAACCTTTGATCGACCGCCTGTCGTCACGACGGCGTACCGTGATCGGTGTCGCCCTTTGTCATCGACTTTCCCCGCTGGACCCACGCTTTCATGCCCACTGATTCCCATCGCCGTCGCGTCGTCGTCACCGGTATCGGGATGATCAATCCCATGGGACACGACGTTGCCACCGTCTGGTCCGGGTTACAGGAAGGCAAATCCGGTGTCGCACCGACGACGCTGTTTGACGCCAGCGGATTTCCGACCAAGATCAGCGCCGAAATCAAGAACTGGGACCTGACCGAAGCCGACGACGGCATGGGATCGGTCGACAAGTTGGGTAGGCATACCAAGTTTGCCATCGGCGCGGCCAACCAAGCCGTCCGTGACAGCGGCATCATCGACGCGATCACCGACCCGACGCGGTTGGGCGTTTACTTGGGCAGTGGTGAAGGCAATCAGGACTTCAACACCTTCAGCAAAATGATGGTCGCCGCTTTGGCCGAAGGCGAATACGACGAAGCCAAGTTCGTCCGTGCCGGACTGGACCTGCTGGATCCCGCCAAGGAACTGGAACAGGAACCCAACATGCCGGCCGCCCACGTGGCGACCAAGTTCAATGCCCAGGGTCCCAATTTCAATTGCCTGACCGCCTGTGCCGCCAGCAGCCAAGCCGTCGGCGAAGCCACCGAAATCATCCGTCGCGGCGAAGCCGACGCGATGATCGCCGGCGGAACCCACAGCATGATCCATCCGTTCGGCGTGACCGGGTTCAACCTGTTGACCGCGTTGTCCGAATCCAACGACCAGCCGACCAAAGCCAGCCGTCCGTTCGATTTGAAACGAAATGGATTCGTGCTGGGCGAAGGATCGGCAATGGTCATCTTGGAAGAACTGGAGATGGCTAAGAAACGCGGCGCGACGATCTATGGCGAAATCGCCGGCTATGGCACCACCGCCGACGCGTACCGTGTCACCGACATTCCACCGGACGGCCACGGCGCGATTGCCGCGATGCGAATGGCGATCAGCGACGCAAGTTTGACACCCGCCGACATTCAATACGTCAACGCCCACGGCACCAGCACCAAGGTCAACGACCGCGTCGAAACCAAAGCTTGCCGCGAGGTGTTCGGCGCGTTGGCCGATTCGGTCCCCGTCAGCAGCACCAAGAGCATGATGGGCCATTTGATCGCCGCGGCCGGCGTGACCGAGATGATCGTGTGTTTGATGGCGATGCGTGACAGCGTTTTGCCACCGACAATCAACTATGAAAATCCTGATCCAGAATGCGATCTGGATTACGTTCCCAACGAAGCCCGCCCGGGCGAAATCCGATACGCTTTGAACAACAGCTTCGGGTTCGGCGGCCAGAACGTTTCGCTTTGCTTAAGCCGCCACGACGGCTGATGTTTTCTGTTGGCTGAGTTGCACCATGGCTGAGTTTACCGACGCCGAATTGGCCGCCTTTCTGGACGAAGCCCTGCCGCCATCGCGATCGGCGGAACTGGAGCATCATCTGCGAACCGACGCGGCGTTGCGTCATCGGCTGACCGAGGTGACCGGACGACAATCCGCCGGCCTGCACACCATCGGCGGCATTTGGCGACGCAACCGACTGTCATGCCCCGACCGAGGCGAACTGGGGCAATACATCTTGGGCACCTTGGACGAAGAACGCGCCGATTACATTCGGTTCCATCTGGAACAAGTCGGTTGTCGTTACTGCGCCGCCAATCTGGCGGATTTGGAAGCCGCGGCGGCCGGCGGTGAAGAAACCGTCCGCCGGCGCACCAAATACTTTCAAACCAGCGTCGGCCACCTGGGTTCGTGACGCACGCTGCGGGCAGGTCAGGCCGGATCCGGCACACGATCATGCCGCGCGGTACATCATGCGTTGCAACCGGTCCAACGTCGTGACCATCTGGTTCCAGTCCGCGACCACGTCCATCGTCGGCATTTCACCCGCATCGTCGCGGTCATACCCGCGACGGCTGACTTTCACACGACCGCCCAAAACGGCGACCGGTTTGGACGCTTCGTTGCCATCGGCCGATTCCGATGCCGTCGGTTCGTCGCCGTCGATCGGCAAAATTTGGCCCATCACTTGATGCACCGCCCACAACGCTGCTTTGCGGGAATCGTCAGCTTGGACGACACAACGAAACGATCCCGATTGCACGTAAAACTTATCCATGATTCCGTATCCTTGATTTGGCGAATAGATTCATCCGATCTGTTGTCAAAGATCGCCGGGCGAATGACACGTCTGGTCACCGCCGCCAATTCCATGCATCCACCGGTTTCATGAAGCTGTTTCACCACGGGGCCCACCAAGGCGTGACCGGATCATGCCACCAGTTGTCTTGGGATGACGGACGTCACAGTCTGTTGGTTGACTGTGGGATCTTCCAAGGCGATGAAGCCCAGAAACACGGTGGACCAGAAATCGAGTTTCCGCTCGACGGCATCCAAAGTCTGTTGCTGACCCACGTTCACATTGATCACTGTGGACGGTTACCCCACTTGATGGCCGCGGGGTTCGAACAGCCGATTTATTGCAGCCCTCCATCGGCCAAGTTGTTGCCGCTGGTGATGGAGGACGCCATTCGGATCGGCTTCACCCGATCGGAACGTCTGATCGACCGATTCCTGGAAGCGGTCGACGCGTTGGTCCGCCCGCTGGATTATCACCAATGGCATCGCATCGAAGGCGGTGTGGAAATCCGTCTTCGTCCGGCGGGACATGTCCTGGGATCGACGATTTTCGAAGTTCGTTTGCCCGACGGATCGTTGGTGGTCTTTTCCGGCGATCTGGGTGCGGGCACCAATCCATTGTTGAATCCGCCGACCAGTCCGCCGGAGGCCGACTTGCTGGTGTTGGAATCGACCTACGGCGATCGATTGCACCCGCGATCGGGCGATCGGCAAGCCGCATTGGAATCGATCCTGCGGAAAACGCTGCAAGACCATGGCGTGACGATCATCCCGGCATTCAGTCTGGGACGTACCCAAGCGCTGCTGTACGAGATGAACGGCATCTTTGAGCGGTTGCAATCCGAAGGCGGACAGTCGCTTTTGCACCGCGTCGATGTGTTGATCGATTCGCCTTTGGCGTCACGCTTCACCGCCCTATACGACGACCTGCAGGACTACTGGAGCGAAGAAGCCCAGCACTTGATGAAGACCGATGATCAACCACTGGTCTTCGAAAACTTGGTCAAGATCGGCGATCACGACGAACACCGGGACACGCTGAATTACATCGCGCGCACCGAACTGCCCGCCATCGTCATCGCCGGCAGTGGCATGTGCACCGGCGGCAGGGTGGTCAACTATCTAAAACGTTTCTTGGACGATCCGCGAACAGATATCGTGTTCTGTGGTTACCAAGCCAGCGGAACACCGGGCCAACGGTTGCAGCGTGGTGCCCACTGGCTTCGGCTGGACGGTAAAAAGTACCACGTCGCCGCAGACGTCCACCAATTAAGCGGCTACAGCGCCCACGCGGACCAAGCGGACCTGATCGAATTTGTGGACCATTTTGAATCCGCCCCCAAACGTATTCGGTTGGTCCACGGGGATTACCAACCCAAACGCACCCTGGCCAAGAAGCTGACCGAGAAGGGATACCAGGTCGACGACTTTTAATCGTCGGCCATCCCGCCGGCATATTATTCAGGATCTATCGCAGCCATGAAAACTCATTACAACACCCTGATCATTGGCGGCGGGCTTGCCGGATTGTCTTGTGCCACACACTTGGCAAATCATGGCGTCGACTTTTCAATTCTGGAAGCCAGCGAACGTCCCGGTGGTCGCGTCCGCACCGATGTGATCGACGGCTTCACGCTGGACCACGGCTTTCAAGTCTTGTTGACTGCTTATCCGGCCTGTCGCGAACTGCTTGACTACGACGCGTTGCGGTTGCGCCCCTTTGAACCGGGGGCGCTCATTCGACAACAAGGTCGGTTTGCGGTCCTGGGCGATCCTTGGCGACGCCCCACCCAAGCCATCGCGACATTGACCAACCCGGTGGGAACGTTGAGCGATAAAATACGGGTCGCGAAATTACGTTCGTCCAGCCGGCATGGCACTCTGGACGGCCTATACCAACGTCCGGCAACGGCCACGATCGATCGACTGAATCAGGCGGGTTTCAGCCAGTCGATGATCGATCAGTTTTTCCGACCGTTCTTGGGTGGCGTCTTTTTGGATGAAACCCTTCGAACGTCCAGCCGTATGCTGGAGTTCGTGTTTCGCATGTTTGCCGAGGGCGACATTGCGATTCCCGCCGAAGGCATGGCCGCGATCCCGCGTCAGCTGGCCGACCAACTGCCACAAGGTACGTTGCGGTTTTCGCACACGGTCGTCGACCTGGTGCGTCAGAACGGCGAATACCGGATCGGGTTGTCCGACGGTTCATCGTTGACGTCCGACCGGGTCGCCGTGGCGGTGGAAAGCAATGCCGCGGCGGCGCTACTGGGCGATGCGTCCATGGAAACGCCGTGGTCGGGTACCACGAACTATTACTTCACCACCGATCGGACACCCGATCCGAGAAAACTATTGATGCTCCGCGGCGACGAATCGGGTCCGATCCAAACGGCCGTCGTGATCAGCGATGTGGCACCGGAATACGCACCACCGGGGAAATCGTTGATCAGCGTATCGGTCGATTCGGCCGACATGGATCCCGAAACCGGCGACACCGAAACCACGGAGACCCAAGTTCGCAACCAATTGGCATCGTGGTTCGGTGATTCAGCATGCGGGTGGAATTGTCTGCACGTGTACCGAGTACCGTTCGGATTGCCCGTCACTGATCTGGATCCCGTGATTCAACCGGCGTCGGTTCGGCGACTTGGTGACGCCGACGTGCCCGCTGGAACGCTGGTTCGATGCGGCGACTACCTGGAAACGCCCAGCATCCAGGGTGCCATGAACAGCGGACTTCGCGCGGCGAAAGAATTGCTAAAAGAACCGCGCCCCTGATCGCCTGGTACTTGGCCTAGACTGGTCGCTGACCATCGAAATCTCACCGATTCGGTCCCGTCGCCCGTCCTGATTTTATCCCGCCGTCGCGATGTCATCGCCTGACCGATCAACGCCCGATCCTAAAAAAAACAACGATCGCCGCGGCTCGTTTGGTTTCGGCTGCCTGGGATGGTCGCTGATTCTGTTGACGGTTCTGCCGTTGTTGATCGCCGGTTCAATGGGGCTGTGGTGGAAGCGTCGACAAGCGTTGGCAAATCAAGCCGTCACAGACCGTCTGCAAACGCTTTCAGCGCAAGGCTTGCCGATCGACGCGATCAGCCTGCAGACGTATTACAACCGGTCGACGACAAACCACGGCCGTGACCTTTGGCGGTCGATCAGAGACCAATTGAATTCGGAACCCTTTGCCACATCGCTCGGAAATGTCCTGATTGCGGTCGATGAGAAGGAAATTCCACTGCCGGGTAAGCCATACCCGGCCGACAAAGAAGTCCAACAATTCCTTGATGACAACGTTGAATTCTTCCGCAAGATCGATCAATGGTTGGATGCCGACACACACT
Encoded here:
- a CDS encoding outer membrane protein assembly factor BamB family protein, producing the protein MPSFIFTARFPWGLTLAVGILVTSAAPADWPYWRGPRYDGTADATGLPEDWDPEGGEGSNLLWKRDDVGGICTPVSMNGRLYTIQRSDADTEVEGERVLCLDAATGETLWEHSYNVWLSDVPAERVGWSSPVADPETGYVYVLGSCDIFMCLDGETGDVVWNKPLHEQFGMLSTYGGRTNFPIIHEDLVIISGIIINWGDRAKPNHRLLGLDKKTGEVVWFSGTRDLPYDTSYSAPSLVTIDGQRQLILGCGDGQVWGFQPRTGKPLWSYPFSRRGLYATPLVVGNRVFAGHSEENVSGSAMGAMVGLEISGTGDDTTVKELWKIEELVCGYGEPVMVDDRLYVLDDRNKMWVIQADTGEIILEKKSVVGSRQRSALFYADGKLYVLSEGGGWAILEPTEDGFEVLNKQRRIRGQGFAASPIASGGRVYFQGTNTLYCLDTGSGSQTMPTAEEVLGQETPVSQNPAATQLLLVPNESLIKPGESIQLSVRAYNRIGQPVETPADVELTVQGPGTIDGMTFVADAQAQHTAAVIHAKAGDATGVARVRIVPSLPWRFTFDDLSDPPLSWVGARYRHVIRDVDGSPALTKISTIPKGARSRAWMGPSDMAEYTISADVMGSRNLDQLPDIGLTAQGYVLDLMGQSQQLQIRTWVSSEERARSTVPFEWKEGVWYRMKFSAEIESEGPAATAILRGKIWPRDEPEPKEWTVTARDESPVLSASPGLYGNAKVAELYLDNIEVTANED
- a CDS encoding PQQ-binding-like beta-propeller repeat protein — translated: MRQTEFSATMMILGSLILGSITTASLSGCKPPQSTDVNVSTEPLEPGDNVTTGVETPNAGNTTVGAAGVVETPLAGSTPETAEVQGSTLTASVAEDTVEKIMAAGGDWPQWGGTRVRNNVPGVTGLPESWNTGRFDRRTGEWDKSRVENIRWYANLGSQTYGNPVVADGQVYVGTNNGAGYLKRYPAKVDLGCLLAFDEENGDFLWQHSSEKLITGRVHDWPLQGICCAPLVEGERLWFVTSRGEVRCLDTKGFYDNEDDGPVKNEPAFVASIMDTGEGNTFEEALAELNGGTFPAALLEQIAQAGEAAEGETAIKTVTENKVWTATGNFGGVDRELTIKQIGPRISVFKALGVNDKNDADTIWVFNMMTELGTSQHNMCSCSVTSYGDLLFVNTSNGQDESHGNLPAPDAPSFFCMNKNTGEVYWTDNSPGTNILHGQWSSPTVAECNGVPQVLFCGGDGWLYSFRADRGSDGNPELLWKFDCNPKTSKWILGGEGTRNNLIGTPVAYDGRVYIGVGQDPEHQEGEGHLWCIDPNKRGDVSPQLAVRIEGDKRVPIPHKRIQAVEPEKGEAAIDNPNSAALWHYSQQDQDGDGNIDFEEEMHRTCGTVAIKDGLLYIADFSGLVHCLDAKGTDDGQPIVHFTYDMLAQSWGSALISDGKVYVGDEDGDVCVFELGKDNAEPIEEINMGTSVYSTPVAANGRLYISTKDKLFAIEQE
- a CDS encoding response regulator codes for the protein MNTSSNGQTAKTLVDCGNCGPDFASIRQMVTRHFKVHVIQTHGAEDTLEVLKNRKVDLVTVNRKLDRDYTDGLDVIRQIKSDPDTNAVPVMLVSNYEEHQQTATETGAVPGFGKLALTDPATRSLLEPFLGDA
- the panD gene encoding aspartate 1-decarboxylase; this encodes MNGRFRKMLASKIHRATVTGADLEYEGSLTVPPHLLEAAGIVPYEAIHVWDVTRGSRLETYAIEGLPDSNDICANGAAAHLIHPGDLVILATYCFVPESEVDRHQPRLVFVDESNQIVHGGPELAGPQRRSPAGG
- a CDS encoding DMT family transporter, with the protein product MSNFGILTVAVLVGLATGCLLATQPSVNGQLGRSVAHPMQASMISFASGAAIVFVICLAMGRFPPEFVRPAGQLPWWIWFGGAIGVVMVTTSLIFVPRVGSLPWFAAVMTGQTVGAVILDHYGWLGNPRTAASPMRLLGTALLIAGVLVIVAAQRQVVTTSGDPPPAEPTAGDQVTDR
- a CDS encoding 3-hydroxyacyl-ACP dehydratase FabZ family protein, with the protein product MKYRQIDKIIALQPGSRLVGERTLLADEEYLSDHFPNLPVMPGVMMLEALHQAAIWLVRSTLDFQCPMIFLREARSVKFGDFLSPGETLRVTAEIKSRDGDSFRIKAVAAKEGRVTVSAILHMDVRSSGDPARLNTDEELAQRCRNQFQTLFGCPQDIPEVEAA
- a CDS encoding acyl carrier protein, with protein sequence MSLSQDEIFEKVQESLVDALGVDDDEVTREATLVGDLGAESIDFLDIVFKLESAFDISIPREELSPEDILTNSQYVQDGTVTAEGMAELKRRMPWADLEEFEKNPRVQDFGNILTVGDLCKYVESKLGQ